In Caloenas nicobarica isolate bCalNic1 chromosome 27, bCalNic1.hap1, whole genome shotgun sequence, one DNA window encodes the following:
- the LOC135998927 gene encoding LOW QUALITY PROTEIN: forkhead box protein E3-like (The sequence of the model RefSeq protein was modified relative to this genomic sequence to represent the inferred CDS: inserted 3 bases in 2 codons; deleted 2 bases in 2 codons) codes for MGDAGDTGPGGRHLPGASFTIAALLAERGPRSPASPGRSPPGAPRFPLEPGDKPPQSYIALISTAILSSPEKKLLLSDIYQWIMDNYPYFKNKEKSWRNSVRHNLSLNECFVKAGRSDNGKGHFWAIHPANMEDFAKGDYHRRRARRRVRRVNVGCYPPYALYGLGCCCPCCPPXPPRAPPGPAPAAPPGPARAGPLGLGPGPPSPWPQSPPAPSPAPVPVAPPAQCLDGPPQNTGQLRMSPAPCCAPSPSQGVACDXPPSPMEPDGASAWGTCVPPTTPRVPIPQWDPLGPPTFPGVQPQWGDPLPHVAPTPRPRHIWGLPPPTSRPLALIISLLIVPDAPNENRGSQVLSGIRASR; via the exons ATGGGGGacgcgggggacacggggcccgGGGGCCGGCACCTGCCCGGGGCCTCCTTCACCATCGCGGCGCTGCTGGCCGAGCGGGGGCCCCGCAGCCCGGCTTCCCCCGGCCGGAGCCCGCCGGGCGCCCCCCGCTTCCCCCTGGAGCCTGGGGACAAACCCCCCCAGTCCTACATCGCCCTCATCTCCACCGCCATCCTCTCCTCCCCGGAGAagaagctgctgctctccgACATCTACCAGTGGATCATGGACAACTACCCCTACTTCAAGAACAAG GAGAAGAGCTGGCGCAACAGCGTCCGCCACAACCTGTCCCTCAACGAGTGCTTCGTCAAAGCCGGGCGCAGCGACAACGGCAAAGGCCACTTCTGGGCCATCCACCCTGCCAACATGGAGGACTTCGCCAAAGGCGACTACCATCGCCGGCGGGCCCGGCGGCGCGTCCGCAG GGTGAACGTCGGCTGCTACCCCCCCTACGCCCTGTACGGCctcggctgctgctgcccctgctgccccc gccccccccgcgccccccctggccctgcccctgctgcccccccTGGCCCTGCCCGAGCGGGGCcgctggggctggggccgggccCCCCCTCCCCGTGGCCCcagtcccctcctgccccatccccgGCCCCAGTTCCTGTAGCCCCCCCCGCTCAGTGCCTGGATGGGCCCCCCCAAAACACGGGGCAGCTCAGGATGTCACCAGCCCCATGTTGTGCCCCCTCACCAAGCCAAGGGGTTGCGTGTGA CCCCCCATCGCCAATGGAACCCGATGGGGCCAGCGCCTGGGGTACGTGTGTG CCCCCCACaacaccccgtgtccccattccccagtgg gaccccctgggaccccccaccTTCCCTGGGGTCCAACCTCAGTGGGGGGACCCACTGCCCCATGTCGCCCCCACGCCCCGGCCCAGGCACATATGGGGCTTACCCCCCCCCACCAGCAGGCCCCTTGCCCTAATTATTTCCTTACTAATTGTCCCTGACGCCCCTAATGAAAATCGCGGCTCCCAGGTGTTAAGTGGCATTAGGGCGTCTCGCTAA
- the ZBTB7A gene encoding zinc finger and BTB domain-containing protein 7A codes for MAGGVDGPIGIPFPDHSSDILSSLNEQRNNGLLCDVVILVEGQEFPTHRSVLAACSQYFKKLFTSGLVVDQQNVYEIDFVSADALSALLEFAYTATLTVSTSNVNDILNAATLLEIPAVRDVCTDLLDRKILAKNDQMDTVDQIDQRNHLRAKEYLEFFQSNPVNGHQGSFPWTNPELRDLQRLNFRGPEEEEEPDCNGVEFYSQAPTSERPKANDCDPDSNQGMWLDREEEEATPGSLFSPSQNGHYSARNLPTPGEEEGTPGGSLDQQEAGDSPSFVPAGAETEDDAREVDGLAASALLQQMMNSVGRQQLGEDDRKDDDGVMDYYLKYFGSSNESDTYPSWSQKVEKKIRAKAFQKCPICEKVIQGAGKLPRHIRTHTGEKPYECNICQVRFTRQDKLKVHMRKHTGEKPYLCQQCGAAFAHNYDLKNHMRVHTGLRPYQCDSCFKTFVRSDHLHRHLKKDGCNGIPSRRGRKPRVRDAGGLPSTPTGSAEDGSFQAGGESQESEDTPQRNGEEQQHFEENSNNEESGLNLAGGSAEGNTQGLS; via the exons ATGGCGGGTGGCGTGGACGGCCCCATAGGGATCCCCTTCCCCGACCACAGCAGCGACATCCTCAGCAGTTTGAATGAGCAGAGAAACAACGGGCTGTTGTGCGATGTGGTCATCTTGGTGGAAGGCCAGGAGTTCCCCACCCACCGCTCCGTCCTGGCCGCCTGCAGCCAGTACTTCAAGAAGCTCTTCACCTCAGGGTTAGTGGTGGACCAGCAAAACGTGTATGAGATAGACTTTGTGAGTGCGGACGCCTTGTCGGCTCTGCTGGAGTTCGCTTACACCGCGACCCTGACCGTCAGCACTTCGAACGTCAACGACATCCTCAACGCCGCCACACTGCTGGAGATCCCGGCGGTGCGGGATGTTTGCACGGATCTCCTGGACAGGAAGATTCTGGCCAAAAATGACCAGATGGATACAGTAGATCAAATTGATCAAAGGAACCATCTCAGAGCAAAAGAGTACCTGGAGTTCTTCCAGAGCAACCCTGTCAATGGCCACCAAGGCAGCTTCCCGTGGACCAACCCAGAGTTGAGAGACCTTCAGAGACTGAACTTCCGAGGcccggaggaggaggaagagccggACTGCAATGGCGTAGAGTTCTACTCGCAAGCCCCAACAAGCGAAAGACCAAAGGCCAATGACTGTGATCCTGACAGCAACCAAGGCATGTGGCTggacagagaggaggaggaggcgacTCCTGGCTCCTTGTTTTCACCCTCTCAGAACGGACATTACAGCGCCCGTAACTTGCCCACACCGGGAGAAGAGGAGGGGACCCCGGGGGGGTCTCTAGACCAGCAAGAAGCTGGTGACTCCCCCAGTTTCGTTCCTGCTGGAGCGGAGACGGAGGATGACGCGAGGGAGGTGGATGGCTTGGCCGCGAGCGCCTTGCTGCAGCAAATGATGAATTCCGTGGGGAGACAACAGCTCGGGGAGGACGACCGAAAGGACGACGATGGGGTCATGGATTATTACTTGAAATATTTCGGTAGTTCGAATGAGAGTGACACCTATCCGTCCTGGTCCCAGAAAGTGGAGAAGAAGATCAGGGCAAAAGCATTCCAGAAGTGCCCCATCTGCGAGAAGGTGATCCAGGGGGCCGGCAAGCTGCCGCGCCACATCCGCACCCACACCGGGGAGAAGCCCTACGAGTGCAATATCTGCCAAGTCCGATTCACCAG GCAGGACAAGCTGAAGGTGCACATGCGGAAGCACACCGGGGAGAAGCCGTACCTGTGCCAGCAGTGCGGCGCCGCCTTCGCCCACAACTACGACTTGAAGAACCACATGCGCGTCCACACCGGCCTGCGGCCCTACCAGTGCGACAGCTGCTTCAAGACTTTCGTCCGCTCCGACCACTTGCACAGGCACCTTAAAAAAGATGGATGCAACGGGATTCCGTCGCGGAGGGGCCGAAAACCCCGGGTGAGAGATGCCGGGGGTTTGCCCAGCACCCCGACGGGGAGCGCCGAGGATGGAAGTTTTCAAGCCGGGGGGGAGAGTCAAGAATCAGAGGACACCCCGCAGCGGAACGgcgaggagcagcagcactttgAGGAGAATTCAAATAATGAAGAGTCAGGATTGAATCTAGCAGGAGGGTCGGCTGAGGGTAACACGCAAGGACTCtcctaa
- the LOC135999270 gene encoding basic proline-rich protein-like, with protein sequence MAEPGLRGHRRIPVAQGWMKTRDSAGPVFILVLLRDQACVWTLLQEPATTPGSGLETETMHRGKTIRAGELGEKQSSLDTRRGSRRSSDLVCSRSDVPPSSSGTGGMRRAQGLEMKTVKTRKRHNPGRTERPPLRCQPGMLPLTSPSPLRSSSGGESGLSCWISQGSPVPQGPPNPRGGIITANRRCPAALSPPPPTGVGGGAPAGKGRAERPSPAPPHGSAPPRPGWQDTRPRGPHPAAGPPPPRRAGPPPRGPLAAGPTGSLGGAPRPHPFPRAGRRQWRPGGGGGGGRPAEVPAPRPPPGLCRAGQAGAEGRGRAGGAGPPGEAAQAPPRLSPATPHPARRPPLGRATAGGRAGRRGAPRLAPPAAHQHASHSRRTPGTPGGVVRALPRTCGAARPPDCNSQEPPRRAPPAPPPPRRALPPLRDPPSPARPSTTPPRPPSHRSPRPAQLRRCPRPGGIGPPFPAPPCPTPARHHRPPPRAPPTPYRAGAERAERAERAAPCRAGPGRAVRAEQALAAPRELLAEARMRLLPAPAGAAPLLKGPRAAPPPPARPPAPAASGAAARPGGGGGRPPQRAAPRVGSAGGAARSPLAPRGPRHAPLSPVSAARVTRALRRPLAPPDPPVSPPHTFPPDGPDPRGTLKHHKKQNPDPPKLPPRDRHIRDPTAGTAPRQASGIAPPEPRHR encoded by the exons ATGGCCgagccggggctgcggggccacCGGCGCATCCCAGTCGCTCAAGGCTGGATGAAAACGAGAGATTCTGCAGGTCCTGTTTTCATCCTCGTCCTGCTCAGAGACCAAGC TTGCGTCTGGACTCTGCTACAGGAGCCGGCAACGACACCGGGGAGCGGCTTGGAAACTGAAACTATGCACAGGGGGAAGACGATACGGGCAGGGGAGCTGGGCGAAAAACAATCGTCCCTGGATACACGCAGAGGATCCCGACGCTCATCTGACCTCGTTTGCTCCCGCTCTGACGTCCCCCCGAGCTCCTCCGGGACCGGCGGGATGCGCCGGGCACAG GGCCTTGAGATGAAGACGGTGAAGACGAGGAAACGTCACAACCCCGGCCGAACGGAGAGGCCTCCCCTTCGCTGTCAGccagggatgctgcccctcACGTCACCCTCACCGCTGCGCAGCTCCAGCGGCGGGGAGAGCGGCTTATCCTGCTGGATCTCCCAGGGCAGCCCTgtgccccagggcccccccaacCCTCGGGGGGGGATTATCACTGCGAACCGCCGCTGCCCGGCCGCCCTCTCCCCCCCGCCGCCAACGGGGGTGG GCGGGGGGGCCCCGGCGGGGAAGGGACGCGCGGAGCGGCCCAGCCCGGCGCCCCCGCACGGgtcggccccgccgcggccgggcTGGCAGGACACACGCCCCAGGGGACCCCACCCAGCAGCCGGGCCCCCCCCTCctcgccgggccgggccgcccccccgCGGGCCGCTGGCGGCGGGGCCCACAGGGAGCCTTGGCGGGGCGCCACGACCCCACCCCTTCCCCCGGGCGGGCCGCCGCCAATGGAGGCcgggcgggggagggggcggggggcgcccaGCCGAggtcccggccccgcggccgccgcccgggctctgtcgggcaggGCAGGCCGGGGCTgagggccggggccgggcggggggcgcgggccCGCCCGGGGAGGCAGCGCAGGCCCCGCCGCGCCTGTCCCCGGCCACCCCACACCCCGCGCGCCGCCCGCCATTGGGCCGGGCGAcggcgggcgggcgcgcggGGCGGAGGGGCGCGCCCCGATTGGCCCCGCCCGCTGCCCATCAACACGCCTCCCACTCGCGGCGCACGCCGGGCACGCCGGGAGGCGTAGTCCGCGCGCTCCCTCGCACctgcggggcggcgcggccgccgGACTGCAACTCCCAGGAGCCCCCGCGCcgagccccccccgccccccccccgccccgcagggCCCTTCCCCCCCTCCGcgacccccccagcccggcccggccgagTACAAC acccccccgacccccctcgcaccgctccccccgccccgctcagCTCCGGcgctgcccccggcccggggggaTCGGGCCTCCGTTCCCCGCCCCCCCATGCCCGACCCCCGCCCGCCaccaccgcccccccccccgcgccccccccaccccgtacCGGGCGGGGGCCGAGCGGGCCGAGCGAGCGGAGCGGGCCGCGCCGTgccgagccgggccgggccgagccgTGCGGGCGGAGCAGGCTCTGGCCGCCCCGCGGGAGCTGCTCGCCGAGGCCCGTATGCGGCTCCTTCCTGCTccggccggggccgccccgctcTTAAAGGGGCCGCGcgccgccccccctccccccgcccgcccccccgcaCCCGCCGCCTCGGGCGCAgccgcccggccgggggggggcggggggcgccccCCGCAGCGCGCTGCCCCGCGCgtgggcagcgcggggggggccGCGAGGAGCCCCCTCGCCCCGCGTGGGCCGCGCCACGCGCCGCTGTCACCCGTGTCAGCGGCCCGGGTCACCCGCGCCCTGCGCCGCCCCCTCGCGCCCCCAGAcccacccgtgtcccccccacacACATTTCCCCCC GACGGCCCAGACCCCCGGGGGACCCTGAAACATCACAAGAAGCAAAACCCGGACCCCCCCAAACTGCCACCAAGGGACCGTCACATCAGGGACCCCACGGCGGGGACAGCACCAAGACAGGCGTCTGGCATCGCCCCCCCCGAGCCCCGGCATCGCTAA